TTTATAATCGCTACGTACATAAATACTTGGCTTTTCTGCCTGCGTCTGCTTTTGTTGCTGCAGCAAAAAAGCATCTTTTACTTTCTGTATGGCGGTGGCAAAACGTTCTGGTCCAATGGGTTTCAGCAGATAATCTATGGCTTGTAGCTCAAAGCCTTCGTATGCAAATTTTTTATAGGCTGTTGTAAATACAACCATCGGTCTTTTACTGAGCGACTCCACTAGTTGTAGCCCGTTTATGTCCGGCATATTAATGTCGGCAAACAACAAATCAACCTCATGTGTTTGCAAATATTGCCTGGCTTGCAAAGCGTCATCAAATGTGGCCAACAGCTGTAGGTCGCTGTGTAGCGACACATAGTACTGAATCAACTCCAGCGCAAGTGGCTCGTCATCTATGGCAATACAACGAATGGGCATGGTACAAGTTGAATGAATGAAGCCAACGGTTACGTCAACTGAATTTTGAGAAATACTTCATACCTATCGCTGGTTTCCCGTATCTCCAATTGATGACGGTGTGGATATAAAAGCTGTAACCGCTGCAGCGTATTGGCTAAGCCTACACCACTGCGCTGTTCCATGCTGGTTTGGGTTTGTTTAGGATTAGACGTGGTTAGTTGCAGTAATCCTTCTGATTTACAAATTAAAATTATTGATAATTTACCAGATTGTTGCTTAGAAATTCCATGTTTAAAAACATTCTCGACTAACGGTAACAAAATCAACGGGGCTATTTGTGCCAGTGGAGCCGAATGTTGACATTCAAAGCTGAGATTATATTGCTTTCCCAGCCGTAACTGTTGTAACTGTATGTAGTTATGCAAACATTGTAGTTCTTTTACTACAAGCACTTTTTCTGTGCTTACCTCATCGGTTATGTATCGCATCATTTCGCTTAGTTGCAGCAAGCCTTTGGCTGTACCCGGATGCCCTGCCATCGCCATTGCATATAAATTATTGAGGGTATTAAAAAGAAAATGCGGATGAACCTGCCCTTTCAAAATGGACAGCGCTGCTTCTTTTTGAGCAGCTTCTGCCTGCAGGGCCCTTCGTTCTGTAGCCAACCAATGGCTGCCCATGAGCAACGCTACACTGGCTGCCAGTACACAAAACAGTAAAAATACACTGATGATATCAAACCGGGGGCCAGGCGCAGGATGCTCCATTGGCAGAAGTGTATTAGGCAATGCTGTTAACTGGCCCGGCGTTGGAGGTCGGCTCAGCGTCATCAATTGCTCAAATGGTTGCAGCAAAATGGCTTGATACAAAAAGCGCCAACAGCAGCAGTGCATACAACAGTTTATACCCTCGCAGCCACAAGTAGGGCCAAGCCCATTGCTGATGTATGTAAAAACAGATGGGATAAAAGAACAGGTAGCCATACAGAACCGGCGACTGCAAAAAGTAAGCAAAGAAGCACTGCCTGGTTGCAGGTAAA
The Phnomibacter ginsenosidimutans genome window above contains:
- a CDS encoding LytR/AlgR family response regulator transcription factor — its product is MPIRCIAIDDEPLALELIQYYVSLHSDLQLLATFDDALQARQYLQTHEVDLLFADINMPDINGLQLVESLSKRPMVVFTTAYKKFAYEGFELQAIDYLLKPIGPERFATAIQKVKDAFLLQQQKQTQAEKPSIYVRSDYKMLRIVLDHIQYIEGLEDYIRIHVDGSRPVLTLMSLKAMEETLPADLFIRIHRSYIIPIKRIVTIQAKEIQLPGISLPIGKKYQPAVLQLLGK
- a CDS encoding sensor histidine kinase; translated protein: MGSHWLATERRALQAEAAQKEAALSILKGQVHPHFLFNTLNNLYAMAMAGHPGTAKGLLQLSEMMRYITDEVSTEKVLVVKELQCLHNYIQLQQLRLGKQYNLSFECQHSAPLAQIAPLILLPLVENVFKHGISKQQSGKLSIILICKSEGLLQLTTSNPKQTQTSMEQRSGVGLANTLQRLQLLYPHRHQLEIRETSDRYEVFLKIQLT